One region of Primulina tabacum isolate GXHZ01 chromosome 1, ASM2559414v2, whole genome shotgun sequence genomic DNA includes:
- the LOC142545215 gene encoding myosin-6-like encodes MVASASLGAGSLIWVEDPDVAWIDGEVVAVNGEDVKVLCTSGKTVVVKSSNVYPKDSEAPPCGVDDMTKLAYLHEPGVLDNLRSRYDINEIYTYTGNILIAVNPFQRLPHLYDSHMMAQYKGAAFGELSPHPFAIADSAYRLMMNEGVSQAILVSGESGAGKTESTKLLMQYLAYMGGRSAGEGRTVEQQVLESNPVLEAFGNAKTVRNNNSSRFGKFVEIQFDQGGRISGAAIRTYLLERSRVCQVSDPERNYHCFYMLCAAPPEEIKKYKLGNPRTFHYLNQSNCYELEGVDDSKEYLLTRKAMDTVGISSKEQEGIFRVIAAILHLGNIEFVKGKEIDSSMPKDEKSRFHLKTAAELFMCDARALEDSLCRRVIVTRDETITKELDPESATGSRDALAKIVYSRLFDWLVDKINSSIGQDPNSKCLIGVLDIYGFESFKTNSFEQFCINLTNEKLQQHFNQHVFKMEQEEYTKEEINWSYIEFIDNQDILDLIEKKPGGIIALLDEACMFPRSTHETFAQKLYQTFKNHKRFSKPKLARSDFTISHYAGDVTYQTELFLDKNKDYVIAEHQALLSASKCSFASGLFPVSNEESSKQSKFSSIGSRFKQQLQALLETLSATEPHYIRCVKPNNLLKPAIFENHNVLQQLRCGGVMEAIRISCAGYPTKRPFYEFVDRFGILAPEVLDGSMDEVAVCKRLLERVVLDGYQIGKTKVFLRAGQLAELDARRTEVLGRSASIIQRKIRSYMGRKSFTLLRRSAILMQSVCRGELTRNVYENMRREASSIRIQKGLRMHLARKAYKQLCLSVVSIQSGMRGMDARNELRFRRQTRAAIVIQSHCRKFLAQSEYKNLKKAVLTTQCAWRARVARKELRKLKMAARETGALQAAKNKLEKQVEELTWRLQLEKRMRADLEEAKAHENTKLQTALQELQGQFRETKDMLLKERETAKIAAEKIPVIQEIPVIDHELTKKLNDENINLKALVSSLEMKIDETEKKFEETNKLSEQRLKQAMEAESLIVKLKTTMLGLEEKITDMESENKILRQQTLLTTSKGPSTLPSTYVAKMLENGHDVDESIRSNDLLHTPSKVYETPDNKPRRPPTDRQHEDVDTLMECVMKDVGFSQGKSVAAFTIYKCLLHWKSFEAERTSVFDRLIQMIGSAIENQESNDHMAYWLSNTSTLLFLLQKSLRPAGATPVRKQAPTSLFGRMTMGFRSSPSSVNLAAAAAAIEAVRQVEAKYPALLFKQQLTAYVEKIYGIIRENVKKELGSLLGLCIQAPRTSKGNALRSGRSFGKDSPTNHWQGIIDCLNSLLNTLKENFVPPVLVQKIYTQTFSYINVQLFNSLLLRRECCTFSNGEYVKAGLAELELWCCQAKEEYAGSAWDELKHIRQAVGFLVIHQKYRISYDEITNDLCPILSVQQLYRICTIYWDDNYNTRSVSPEVISSMRMLMTEDSYNAASNAFLLDDNSSIPFSIDDFLNTLEVKDFVGVKPAEDLLHNTAFHFLHD; translated from the exons ATG GTTGCTTCAGCCAGTTTAGGTGCTGGATCACTTATTTGGGTGGAGGATCCCGATGTAGCCTGGATAGATGGAGAGGTAGTGGCAGTCAACGGCGAAGACGTCAAGGTTCTTTGTACATCCGGGAAGACG GTTGTGGTCAAGTCAAGTAATGTCTACCCCAAAGATTCTGAAGCCCCGCCTTGCGGGGTGGATGATATGACAAAGTTGGCATACTTGCATGAACCTGGAGTTCTAGATAATTTAAGATCTAGATATGACATCAATGAAATATAT ACCTACACCGGAAATATATTAATTGCTGTGAATCCTTTTCAAAGATTGCCACATCTATATGATAGTCATATGATGGCACAGTATAAAGGAGCAGCCTTTGGTGAGCTAAGTCCGCACCCATTTGCTATTGCAGATTCCGCATACAG GCTCATGATGAATGAAGGAGTAAGTCAGGCAATCTTGGTCAGCGGTGAGAGTGGAGCAGGTAAAACAGAAAGCACAAAGTTGCTCATGCAGTATCTTGCTTACATGGGGGGACGATCAGCAGGTGAGGGAAGGACAGTTGAACAGCAGGTTCTTGAG TCAAATCCTGTTCTGGAGGCATTTGGTAATGCTAAAACAGTTCGAAATAATAATTCAAG TCGTTTTGGTAAGTTTGTAGAAATTCAGTTTGATCAAGGTGGTAGGATATCTGGAGCTGCCATCAGAACATACTTGCTGGAAAGATCTCGTGTTTGTCAAGTGTCTGATCCTGAGAGAAACTACCATTGTTTCTACATGCTTTGTGCTGCACCCCCCGAG gagataaaaaaatacaaattggGGAATCCAAGAACATTTCATTATTTGAACCAGTCAAATTGTTATGAACTAGAGGGGGTTGATGATTCCAAAGAATATTTATTGACCAGGAAGGCTATGGATACTGTTGGAATCAGTTCCAAGGAACAG GAGGGAATATTTCGAGTTATTGCTGCAATCCTTCACCTTGGGAACATTGAATTCGTGAAGGGAAAGGAAATTGATTCATCCATGCCTAAAGATGAAAAATCTCGGTTTCACTTAAAAACGGCAGCGGAGTTGTTTAT GTGTGATGCAAGGGCTTTGGAGGATTCCCTCTGCAGACGTGTAATTGTGACACGCGACGAAACCATCACCAAAGAGTTGGACCCAGAGTCTGCTACGGGCAGTAGAGACGCTTTGGCCAAAATTGTTTACTCCAGATTGTTTGACTG GCTTGTGGATAAAATCAATAGTTCAATTGGTCAAGATCCTAACTCAAAGTGTTTAATCGGAGTGCTGGATATCTATGGATTCGAGAGTTTCAAGACTAACAG TTTTGAACAATTTTGTATCAACTTGACCAATGAGAAGCTTCAGCAGCACTTTAATCAG CATGTGTTTAAAATGGAGCAAGAAGAGTATACAAAAGAAGAGATCAATTGGAGCTACATAGAGTTCATTGACAATCAAGATATTTTAGATCTAATTGAAAAG AAGCCAGGTGGAATCATAGCACTTCTTGACGAAGCTTG TATGTTTCCACGGTCTACTCATGAAACATTTGCCCAGAAGCTGTATCAGACTTTTAAGAACCACAAGCGCTTCAGCAAACCCAAATTAGCCCGTTCTGACTTTACCATTTCCCACTATGCTGGTGAT GTAACTTATCAAACTGAGTTGTTTCTGGACAAAAACAAGGATTATGTGATTGCTGAACATCAGGCTCTCTTGAGCGCTTCCAAATGTTCTTTTGCTTCGGGTCTATTTCCAGTATCTAATGAGGAGTCCTCTAAACAATCAAAATTTTCTTCTATTGGCTCAAGGTTTAAG CAACAATTACAAGCACTGCTCGAAACTCTTAGTGCCACGGAACCTCATTATATTCGCTGTGTGAAACCTAATAATCTCCTCAAACCAGCTATCTTTGAAAATCATAATGTCTTGCAACAGTTGCGATGTGGG GGAGTCATGGAAGCAATTAGGATAAGTTGTGCTGGTTATCCTACCAAAAGACCCTTCTATGAGTTTGTCGATCGATTTGGCATTCTTGCTCCTGAAGTTTTAGATGGAAG TATGGATGAGGTTGCTGTCTGCAAGAGGCTTCTGGAAAGAGTGGTACTTGACGGTTATCAG ATCGGTAAAACGAAAGTGTTTTTGAGGGCTGGCCAATTGGCTGAGCTTGATGCTCGCAGGACTGAGGTGTTAGGAAGATCAGCGAGCATTATCCAGAGGAAAATTCGTTCATATATGGGTCGAAAAAGTTTCACATTGTTGCGTCGGTCAGCTATACTTATGCAATCTGTATGCAGAG GTGAACTTACTCGCAATGTTTATGAGAACATGCGGAGAGAAGCTTCTTCTATTAGGATTCAGAAAGGTTTGCGGATGCATCTTGCCAGGAAAGCATACAAGCAACTGTGtttatctgttgtttcaattcaGTCAGGAATGCGTGGGATGGATGCACGTAATGAGCTTCGCTTTAGACGGCAGACAAGAGCAGCAATCGTGATCCAG AGTCACTGCCGTAAATTCTTGGCTCAATCAGAATATAAGAATCTAAAGAAAGCTGTACTCACCACGCAATGTGCATGGAGGGCAAGAGTTGCACGGAAAGAATTGCGTAAACTGAAGATG GCTGCGAGAGAAACTGGTGCTCTGCAAGCTGCCAAGAATAAATTAGAGAAGCAAGTTGAAGAATTGACCTGGAGATTACAGCTGGAGAAACGAATGAGA GCTGATCTCGAAGAAGCaaaagcacatgaaaacacGAAACTGCAAACAGCTTTGCAAGAGCTTCAGGGTCAGTTCAGAGAAACCAAAGATATGCTATTGAAGGAAAGGGAAACTGCAAAAATTGCAGCTGAGAAAATTCCTGTAATACAGGAGATTCCAGTTATTGACCATGAACTGACGAAGAAGCTCAATGATGAAAACATTAATCTAAAG GCTCTAGTCAGCTCTTTAGAGATGAAAATAGATGAAACAGAGAAGAAGTTTGAAGAGACGAATAAGCTTAGTGAGCAGAGGTTGAAGCAAGCCATGGAGGCTGAGTCTCTAATTGTTAAGTTGAAGACCACGATGCTTGG TCTTGAAGAAAAAATTACTGACATGGAATCCGAGAATAAAATTCTTCGGCAGCAGACTTTGCTTACCACTTCTAAAGGGCCATCAACGCTTCCATCAACTTATGTGGCCAAG ATGCTGGAAAATGGTCACGATGTCGATGAATCAATTAGAAGCAAT GATTTGTTGCATACTCCATCAAAAGTTTACGAGACTCCTGATAACAAACCGAGGAGACCCCCAACAGATCGTCAACAT GAGGATGTTGATACTCTCATGGAATGTGTAATGAAAGATGTGGGCTTTAGTCAAGGAAAGTCTGTTGCTGCTTTCACAATATACAAATGTCTTTTGCATTGGAAATCCTTTGAAGCTGAACGAACAAGTGTATTCGATCGTCTCATTCAGATGATTGGCTCGGCTATCGAG AATCAAGAAAGCAATGATCATATGGCTTATTGGCTGTCAAATACCTCGACTTTATTGTTCTTACTTCAGAAAAGTCTCAGACCTGCTGGTGCTACACCAGTTCGTAAACAAGCTCCAACATCCCTATTTGGGAGGATGACAATG GGCTTTCGCTCATCTCCTTCTTCTGTCAACCTAGCGGCAGCTGCGGCAGCAATTGAAGCAGTGCGCCAAGTTGAGGCCAAGTACCCAGCTTTACTTTTTAAACAGCAGCTTACAGCCTATGTTGAAAAAATCTATGGAATTATTCGAGAAAACGTAAAAAAGGAGTTGGGATCATTGCTTGGTTTATGTATTCAg GCACCACGAACGTCTAAAGGAAATGCGCTAAGATCTGGCCGGTCTTTTGGGAAAGATTCTCCTACAAATCACTGGCAGGGCATTATTGATTGCCTGAACTCCCTTCTCAACACCTTGAAAGAAAATTTT GTTCCCCCTGTTCTTGTTCAGAAGATATATACTCAAACATTTTCATACATTAATGTACAACTGTTTAACAG TCTTCTTCTACGCCGCGAGTGTTGTACGTTTAGCAATGGGGAGTATGTCAAAGCTGGATTGGCTGAGCTAGAATTGTGGTGCTGCCAAGCAAAAGAGGAG TATGCTGGTTCTGCTTGGGATGAACTCAAACACATAAGACAAGCTGTTGGGTTCCTG GTCATTCATCAGAAGTACAGAATATCATATGATGAGATCACCAATGATTTGTGTCCT ATTCTCAGTGTCCAGCAGCTGTACAGAATATGTACTATATACTGGGACGATAACTACAACACTCGAAGTGTGTCCCCTGAA GTGATATCCAGCATGAGGATGCTAATGACAGAGGACTCCTATAATGCCGCGAGTAACGCGTTTCTGTTGGATGATAATTCAAG CATCCCCTTCTCTATCGATGATTTTTTGAATACACTCGAAGTGAAGGATTTCGTAGGCGTGAAGCCTGCCGAGGACCTTCTCCACAATACGGCCTTCCATTTTTTACATGACTGA